In Populus nigra chromosome 10, ddPopNigr1.1, whole genome shotgun sequence, the following proteins share a genomic window:
- the LOC133704503 gene encoding large ribosomal subunit protein uL15x, with protein sequence MTTRFKKNRKKRGHVSAGHGRIGKHRKHPGGRGNAGGMHHHRILFDKYHPGYFGKVGMRYFHKLRNKFYCPIVNIDKLWSMVPQDVKDKATKDTVPMIDVTQFGYFKVLGKGVLPEKQPIVVKAKLISKIAEKKIKEAGGAVVLTA encoded by the coding sequence ATGACAACCCGCTTCAAGAAGAACCGGAAGAAGAGAGGGCACGTCAGTGCTGGGCATGGACGCATCGGCAAGCACAGGAAGCACCCAGGAGGTCGTGGTAATGCTGGAGGTATGCACCACCACCGGATTCTCTTCGACAAGTACCATCCCGGTTACTTTGGTAAAGTCGGTATGCGTTACTTCCACAAGCTCCGCAACAAGTTCTACTGTCCGATCGTGAACATCGACAAGCTATGGTCCATGGTCCCACAGGATGTTAAAGACAAGGCAACCAAGGATACTGTGCCGATGATCGATGTAACTCAGTTCGGTTACTTCAAGGTTCTTGGGAAGGGGGTTTTACCTGAGAAGCAACCGATTGTTGTCAAGGCCAAGCTTATTTCGAAGATTGCtgagaagaaaattaaagaggCTGGTGGAGCTGTTGTGCTTACTGCCTAA
- the LOC133705972 gene encoding uncharacterized protein LOC133705972 isoform X4, which yields MDSYQQQQQHLGYMRPPPPPQQQQQQVPPPPADPYHYYHQYQQRPPLPQQPQGGTSWYSNPFQYNPPPPPSHSVSPPLPQQWPPPPPPPPPPSSSYPYPTHLPPQSHHFPPPRPHVPPPTQPHSQEWGNPNWEQHQAWEYPSAAGRNHVEDWAAKARAWAATKNGASEDQHPQSQFTTVGRSEEQSWYYDQNPQTVDTHYQGVQQQPFPATTYQQFPVSAAPHQLPVAYPQENASFNMGQPSHVYDRPQPYPGGAATSNASPSVHQQEVPSSYSSVTGKEETGDPKEQLYRSLPLPISSAQEGQHHLPPSLPAIGRSVLSLTEQPFAYSNQAANPTADLSNQPLEFAPGFNCDHDPHAQSSYAAHHDSVGTVKGIGSAAPMPSISSWTPAVTTGVVYPPALPPGPQDPTIVPSSVSGHAAPPFGNFPGTSFQPPISPAGVPYGLGAGNALHPTGGFADAYGVSNISERPKKASVPNWLKEEIIKNASVMTRSSLEHPREEIESMDEEGVDKSFEKGNQAGSKSISSPRSTEEEDDDEDYVEAARSAAINQEIKRILTEVLLKVTDELFDEIATKVLDEDDLIIEVEHQPVTSNHKVLSPSHPAISTPKASAKVLVPVRTKESENEDVNEKSSSSSHGNVLGLVNYASDEDDEIESSSISNSKKNPVPQLLAIPESAEDMNDAAENGNSQVELRKNSGVTNIESDLSKTSSVGSDNKINGAFSELSEHAHSKVVSGVRHVEISVNGEKILESNNKAVPKATIEENAKIESDRIGESVNVEKPVVDYSQARDTRARPDQDSRHESRSSGSMADEKGNDGHRRHDAKHSSKEKTGDLNGSKEKRRERKDRTGESAKEPESRRRSSRPEVKEDRKDAEKLHRSSVKEDATRKRDRSKEKEEDRARHKPTSDSSKRKRTRSSSISSRGRNSKDNDSSDEASDDSKRKHSRKRRSSPSPVRSRRRQVSRSPHSKHSQRRHSPYSSLETTRRRRSRSQSPVRRHK from the exons ATGGACTCTTAccaacagcaacagcagcatCTCGGATACATGAGACCCCCACCACCACCGCAACAGCAACAACAGCAAGTGCCGCCGCCGCCTGCGGATCCTTACCACTACTATCACCAGTACCAGCAAAGACCACCGCTCCCTCAACAACCACAAGGAGGCACTTCATGGTACTCCAACCCTTTCCAATAcaatccaccaccaccaccatcacacTCCGTGTCTCCTCCACTTCCCCAGCAGTGGCCtcccccccctccccctccccctcccccctcTTCTTCATATCCTTATCCCACGCACCTTCCCCCTCAAAGCCACCACTTCCCTCCTCCTCGCCCCCACGTGCCTCCGCCAACACAACCTCACTCTCAG GAATGGGGGAATCCTAATTGGGAGCAGCACCAAGCTTGGGAATATCCATCAG CAGCAGGACGTAACCATGTGGAGGATTGGGCTGCTAAGGCCAGAGCATGGGCAGCTACCAAAAACGGTGCATCGGAGGATCAACATCCTCAGTCTCAATTTACAACAGTTGGCAGATCAGAAGAACAAAGTTGGTACTATGATCAGAATCCACAAACTGTTGATACTCACTATCAAGGTGTTCAGCAGCAGCCATTTCCTGCGACAACTTATCAACAGTTTCCAGTTTCAGCCGCGCCACACCAGCTGCCAGTAGCTTATCCACAGGAGAATGCATCTTTCAACATGGGGCAGCCTTCACATGTTTATGACAGGCCTCAACCTTACCCTGGTGGAGCTGCAACTTCAAATGCAAGTCCATCTGTTCATCAGCAGGAGGTACCTTCTAGTTATTCTTCTGTTACag GTAAAGAAGAGACTGGAGATCCAAAGGAGCAGCTTTACAGATCATTGCCTTTGCCCATTTCCTCTGCTCAAGAAGGACAGCATCATCTGCCGCCATCATTGCCTGCTATTGGTAGATCAGTTTTGAGTTTGACTGAGCAGCCCTTTGCATATAGCAATCAGGCAGCTAATCCCACAGCTGATCTCAGTAATCAGCCTTTGGAGTTTGCACCTGGTTTCAATTGTGATCATGATCCTCATGCACAATCAAGTTATGCTGCACATCATGATTCAGTAGGAACTGTGAAAGGCATTGGCTCTGCTGCACCCATGCCTTCAATTAGTTCCTGGACCCCTGCTGTTACAACTGGTGTAGTTTATCCTCCAGCTCTTCCACCGGGGCCTCAG GATCCTACCATAGTGCCTTCTTCTGTTTCTGGGCATGCTGCGCCGCCATTTGGAAATTTTCCTGGAACAAGTTTTCAGCCCCCAATTTCACCTGCTGGTGTGCCATATGGTCTCGGTGCTGGAAATGCACTTCATCCTACTGGAGGCTTCGCAGATGCTTATGGGGTTTCTAACATTTCTGAACGCCCCAAAAAG GCTTCTGTGCCTAATTGGCttaaagaagaaataattaagaatGCTTCTGTCATGACGAGGTCCTCTCTTGAACATCCTAGAGAGGAAATAGAATCCATGGATGAAGAAGGTGTTGATAAATCATTTGAAAAGGGTAATCAAGCAGGTAGCAAAAGCATTAGTTCCCCAAGGTCAACTGAAGAAGAGGATGATGATGAG GATTATGTTGAAGCAGCTAGAAGTGCTGCTATTAACCAGGAAATCAAACGTATCCTAACTGAAGTTCTTTTGAAG GTTACTGATGAGCTGTTTGATGAAATTGCAACGAAAGTTCTTGATGAAGATGACCTGATAATAGAAG TTGAGCACCAACCGGTTACTTCAAATCATAAGGTACTGTCACCGTCACACCCAGCTATCTCAACTCCAAAGGCTTCTGCAAAGGTTCTAGTTCCTGTTAGAACCAAGGAATCTGAGAATGAAGATGTCAATGAAAAATCTAGTTCCAGCTCTCATGGAAATGTTTTGGGTCTTGTTAACTATGCctctgatgaagatgatgaaatcgAGAGTTCCAGCATATCAAATTCTAAGAAAAATCCTGTGCCTCAACTGTTGGCCATTCCAGAGAGTGCTGAAGATATGAATGATGCAGCTGAAAATGGCAATTCACAAGTAGAACTCAGAAAGAACTCTGGAGTTACAAATATAGAGAGTGATCTGAGCAAAACAAGTTCAGTTGGTTctgataataaaatcaatggTGCTTTTAGTGAGTTGAGTGAGCATGCACATTCCAAGGTTGTTTCTGGAGTTAGACATGTTGAGATTAGTGTTAATGGTGAAAAAATACTAGAAAGCAATAACAAGGCTGTGCCCAAAGCTACAATTGAAGAAAATGCCAAAATTGAATCTGATCGAATTGGTGAGAGTGTCAATGTGGAAAAACCAGTGGTGGATTATTCTCAGGCCAGGGATACCAGGGCGAGACCAGATCAAGACAGTCGACATGAAAGTAGAAGTAGTGGGAGTATGGCAGATGAGAAGGGGAATGATGGTCATAGGAGACATGATGCAAAACATTCAAGCAAGGAAAAAACAGGTGATCTGAATGGttcaaaagagaaaaggagagaaagaaaagacagGACAGGAGAGAGTGCAAAGGAACCAGAATCAAGAAGAAGGTCTTCTCGTCCTGAAGTCAAGGAGGACAGGAAAGATGCAGAAAAACTGCACAGATCTAGTGTCAAAGAAGATGCCACCAGAAAGAGAGATCGCTCAAAGGAAAAGGAGGAAGATAGAGCAAGACATAAACCTACCAGTGACTCAAGCAAGCGCAAGAGAACACGGTCCTCTTCAATCAGCAGTAGGGGTAGAAACAGCAAGGACAATGATTCAAGTGATGAAGCATCAGATGATTCTAAGAG GAAACATTCCAGGAAA